A genomic window from Ananas comosus cultivar F153 linkage group 22, ASM154086v1, whole genome shotgun sequence includes:
- the LOC109727469 gene encoding cytochrome P450 78A9-like, giving the protein MGSIVENGWVLSLSLAAKCGGAAAAADSPHLLFLAALFVLAVSATTLLHWAAPGGPAWGRYWSSQKRRRSTPEAKPIPGPRGLPIVGSIGLMSGLSHRKLAAAADAFAARRLMAISVGETRVVVTADPNVAREILSSMAFADRPVKESAYGLMFRRAIGFAPYGPYWRSLRRIAAAHLFSPSQIAAFADRRSAIAAQMVAALKSAAAAAARGGRVEVRGVLKAASLSHMMWIVFGKKYDLNMDNKTTWCEEMQELRFMVDEGYQLLGTLNWSDHLPALAGFDPQRVRSRCARLVPRVNRFMGRIIDECRFGPARDPDTAPAFVDVLLSLQDREQLSDEDMRAVLWEMIFRGTDTVAVLLEWVLARATLHRGVQVRAHAELNSAATDHHHHHFPLPYLQAIIKETLRLHPPGPLLSWARLATSDTVLSGRHVPEGTTAVVNMWAIARDPALWSRPEEFRPDRFIEPDGEAVGLSVFGSDLRLAPFGSGRRSCPGKGLAMAAVGSWAAVLLHEFEWAPTPAAPVDLSEVMRLSLEMAAPLAVELRPRPTQKCI; this is encoded by the exons ATGGGATCCATCGTGGAGAACGGTTGGGTCTTGTCCCTCTCCTTAGCCGCCAAATGCGgcggagccgccgccgccgccgactccCCCCATCTCCTCTTTCTCGCCGCGCTCTTTGTCCTCGCCGTCTCCGCCACCACCCTCCTCCACTGGGCCGCCCCCGGGGGCCCCGCCTGGGGTAGATACTGGTCGAGCCAAAAAAGGCGGCGCAGCACCCCCGAAGCAAAACCGATTCCCGGACCGAGAGGCCTCCCAATTGTGGGCAGCATCGGCCTGATGTCCGGCCTGTCCCACCGCaagctcgccgccgccgccgatgcctTCGCCGCCAGGCGTCTCATGGCGATCAGCGTCGGCGAGACCCGCGTCGTCGTCACCGCCGATCCCAACGTCGCACGGGAGATCCTCTCCAGCATGGCGTTCGCCGACCGGCCGGTGAAGGAATCGGCCTACGGCCTCATGTTCCGCCGCGCCATCGGCTTCGCCCCCTACGGCCCCTACTGGCGCTCGCTCCGTCGCATCGCTGCGGCCCACCTCTTCTCCCCGAGCCAAATTGCCGCCTTCGCCGACCGCCGATCCGCCATCGCCGCGCAAATGGTGGCGGCGCTTaaatccgccgccgccgccgccgcaagGGGCGGCCGCGTCGAAGTGCGCGGCGTCCTAAAGGCGGCATCTCTGAGCCACATGATGTGGATAGTCTTCGGAAAAAAGTACGATCTTAATATGGACAATAAGACCACCTGGTGTGAAGAGATGCAGGAGTTGAGATTCATGGTGGACGAAGGATACCAACTCCTGGGCACACTCAACTGGTCTGACCATTTACCTGCACTAGCTGGTTTCGACCCGCAAAGGGTCCGGTCCCGGTGCGCCCGGCTCGTACCGAGAGTGAACCGGTTCATGGGCCGGATCATAGACGAGTGCCGGTTCGGACCGGCTCGGGATCCTGACACCGCCCCTGCCTTCGTCGACGTGCTCTTGTCCCTGCAGGACCGCGAACAGCTGTCCGACGAGGATATGCGCGCCGTCCTCTGG GAGATGATATTTCGGGGCACGGACACGGTGGCGGTGCTCCTGGAGTGGGTGCTGGCGCGCGCGACACTGCACCGTGGCGTGCAGGTGCGGGCCCACGCCGAGCTCAACAGCGCGGCGaccgaccaccaccaccaccatttcCCCCTCCCCTACCTGCAGGCGATCATCAAGGAGACCCTCCGGCTCCACCCCCCAGGCCCACTCCTCTCCTGGGCCCGCCTCGCCACATCGGACACCGTTCTCTCCGGCCGCCACGTGCCCGAGGGCACCACCGCCGTTGTCAACATGTGGGCCATCGCCCGTGACCCCGCCCTCTGGTCCCGCCCGGAGGAGTTCAGGCCCGACCGGTTCATTGAACCAGATGGAGAAGCGGTCGGGCTCTCAGTCTTCGGGTCGGACCTGCGGCTGGCGCCCTTCGGATCGGGGCGGCGGAGCTGCCCCGGGAAGGGGCTGGCGATGGCGGCCGTCGGGTCCTGGGCGGCGGTGCTGCTGCATGAGTTCGAGTGGGCCCCAACTCCGGCTGCTCCTGTCGACCTCTCGGAGGTCATGCGTCTTTCCCTCGAGATGGCCGCGCCGCTCGCCGTCGAGCTGAGGCCGCGGCCGACGCAAAAATGCATATAA